CGGGAAGAACGCCCACCCCTGCACGCGCGTGAGCGGGCGCAACCACCGGCGCTGGCCACGCGCGCCGTCCTCGGTGAACACGATCGTGTCGTTCGCGATGTCCGGGTCCTTGCCGACCCGGTTCGGGTTGGCGTGGTGGCGCGAGTGCTTGCTCATCCACCACGAGTAGCTGATCCCGACGACGCCGTTCGCGAGGAAACGCCCCAGCCGGTCGTTCGCGGGCCCCGACGTGAGCACCTGGCGGTGCGCCGCCTCGTGCGCGAGGAACGAGAACTGCGTCAGCAGGATCCCGAGGGCACCGGCCAGCAGAAGCTGCAGCCACGAGTCACCGAGAAGCACGACGCCGGCGACCACGCCCGCGAGCGCCACGGCCAGCACACCGCCCGTCCAGGCGTAATAGCCGTAGGAGCGGCGCAGCAGCCCGACCTCGCGCACCGTCTGCGCCAGTGCGGTGTAGGTGCTGGTGGTGCGCGCCTCGCGGCGCGCGGTGGGGGCGGTCAACGGCATGGTGCCTCGCAGCGGTCGGTGTCGACTTCCCAGCCGCGGAGGGTGAACGTACCCGTGGAGCAGATGCCCCGACCCTACGGGACCGTAGGTTGTTGCGGGAGCCCGGCGTGTGGACGTCCTGCGCAGACCTCACCGACCGCCGACGGCGGCGCCGCGCACGAGCGAGAACGCGTCACGGGTCGCGGAGCCGGGGCGGCGGTGTGCCGCTACCGTGGCGCGATGACCCGCGATCGCGCCGTCCCACGCCTCCTCGCACCGGCCGCCCTCGCGTCCGCGGCGCTCACGCTCACCGCGTGCGCCGGCCTCACCGGAGGTGCGGCGAACCCCTCGCCCGCCTCGGTCGCCGCCATCGAGGCGTACACCGGCTCCGTGGGCATCGCGCCCGACCTCGTCTACGTCACCGACGTCGACGGGTTCGAGCTCGCGACGCAGTCGGTCGGCGTCATGGGCGACGACGGCATGTCGGCCTGGTACATCCGGACCAGCGACGACGGCGTCGCCACGATCATGCTGACGACGCGGCGCGGCGAGGCCGATCCGGCCGTCCCCGGCTGCGACGCGCTGCCCGACGACGCATCCGCCGAGCTGAGGTGCGGCGTCCAGCACGGCGAGGCGCACATCCAGGTCGAGGGCACCGGCACCGACGCCGCCACGGTGCGCGCTGCCGCCGCGGCCGTCCGGGTCCCGACCACGGACGAGCTCAGCCACCTCTTCGAGGAGCTCCCCGCACCGTCCGGCCCGATCGAGCGCGGCGACCTGCCGCCGGGCGACGGCGCCCCGGACAACTCCGTCGGCGTCGGCGGCTGACGTCTCGACTCCGCCGTCGACCTGTGGGCAGCCGCTCTGGGAGACTCCCGCCATGATGCTGGAGTACCCGCTGACCACCGACGACTATGTGGCGTTCAACGAGCACTTCGCGAGGACGTCGGCCGCGATCCGTGAGCAGCAGGCTCAGGTTCGGCTGCTCGGGGCGGTTGCACCCCTGGTCCTCGGGCCGCTCCTCTTCGGCCTTGCCTTCCACGACTGGATCGGCGGCCTCGTCGTCGGGATCATCTCCGCCGCCGTGATGTGGTTCTGCTTCCCGCAGCTCGGCACGACGCTCAGCACCTGGAGCCTCCGCAAGATCGTGGCCAACGGCGGCGCTGGACCGGTCGGCCTCGTCCACCTGAGCCTCGGGGACGCCGGCATCACCGAGGAGGTGTCGGGGACGACGACCTCGGCCGCCTGGGGTGCCATCGACCGCGTCTCCGAGTCCGACGAGCACTACTTCGTGTTCACCGCGCCGGCCGTCGCAATGATCGTCCCGAAGCGCACAGCCGGTGCAGCCGAGGTCATCGCTGCCGTGCGCGCCCGGGCCGCAGCGGCCGCGCGGTGAGGACTCTGCGCCGACCAGTGCACATCGAGGCCCGACAACTCCCAAAGCAGCCTCCGGGGGTTGACCTCCAGAACTGACGCCCGGGTGGCATCAGGGTGGTCCGGCGCGCCGGACTTCCTCGACATCACGATCGTCGTCGACCGGGGCATCCCCGTGGGCAGCGGTGGCGCGCACTCCCGCGAGCACGATCGAGCTCACCCGCTGCGCGTCGGCTCGGGTGAACGGGCGGGCACCGCGGTTGACGAAGAGCTGGACGGGTCCGGCGAGCATCTCGCCGAGCAGGGAGAAGTCGATCGCGGGGAGCTCGCCGCGATCGACCGCGGCCTGCAGGCGGTCTTGCAGGGTCGCCAGCCGTCGATCGAAGACCTTGTCGACGGCGGCCCGCAGCTCGGGGTTCTCTCGAGCCGAGGCGACCACGTTCAGCAGCGCCCGTCCCTGCAGGCTTGCCGTCGCGGCAGCGAGCGCTTCGAGGTAGTCGACCAGGTCGGCCTCGAGGTCGCCCGAGTCGTGCAGGGGTGCGGCGTCGGCGCCGACGGTGGCGAGCGCATCGGCGACCAGCACCGTGCGGTCGGGCCAGTTGCGGTAGACGCTGGTCCTGTTGACCCCGGCAAGCTCAGCAACCTGGTCGTAGCGCATGCCGCCGATCCCGTCGCGGGCGATCAGCTCGGCGGCCGCCTCGAGGACCCGTCGCCGCACCCGGGCCGTGCGCCCGCCCGGGCGGCGGGCCGGTTCCCGCGCACTTCCTTCCTCGGCCATGTCCTGCACCCGAGAACTATAGCAACTTGTTGTTGCGTTAGTGTCGCCGTGGGCAGTACCCTTGCCCCCGGCGGCGCTCATCGTGGGTGCCGCCTTTGGCATCCGGCCCCAGGACTCTCCTTGGGGTTCGGCGACCTCCCGGAAGGACCATGGACGACAGTCGAAGTACCAGGACCCAGGCACGCGCACGGCTCCGTGGGAGGTGCGCCCGATGACCTGGGTGCTCTCCCTTCTGCTCGGCGTCGTGGTCATCCTGGCCATCACCGCACTCACCGGCTACTTCGTGGCCCAAGAGTTCGCCTACATGGCGGTGGACCGCTCCCGCCTCGCAGCCCGCGCCGCGTTGGGCGACGCCGCCGCCCGACGCGCGCTGGCGGTCACACGACGCACCTCCTTCATGCTCTCGGGCGCACAGCTCGGCATCACCGTGACCGGACTGCTGGTCGGCTATGTCGCCGAGCCGCTGGTCGGCGCCGCCCTCGGCGCCGGGTTGGACGGCGCCGGCGTGCCCGCCGCGGTGGGGGTCGGGATCGGTACCGTCGCCGCACTCGCGCTGTCGACGGTGGTGCAGATGGTGTTCGGCGAGCTGTTCCCGAAGAACCTCGCCATCGCCCGCCCCGAGGGCGTCGCGCTGTGGCTGGCACGCTCCACCACCGTCTATCTGGCCGCGTTCGGCTGGCTCGTGCGGGTCTTCGACTCCGCTTCCAACGCCCTGCTGCGGCTGCTGCGCATCGAGCCGGTGCACGATCTCGAGCACTCGGCCACCGCACGCGACCTGGAGCACATCGTGGCGCGCTCGCGCGAGAGCGGGGACCTGCCCCCAGACCTCTCCAACCTGCTGGACCGCATCCTGGACTTCCCCCGCCAGGACGTCGAGCACGCCATGATCCCCCGCTCCCGGGTGGACACCGTGGAGCCGGACCTGACGGTCGGCGAGGTCAAGGCACTCATGGCACGCAGCCACTCCCGGTTCCCCGTGGTGGCCCGGGACGACGCGGTCGGCGTCGTGCACATGACCGACCTGCTCTCCGGCGACGTGCCCGACGACGCCCTGGTCACCACCGTCGCACGCCCGGCCCTGGTGCTCCCGACCGCCATGACCCTGCCCAACGCGCTGCGCGAACTGTCCACCAGCCGCAACGAGATGGCATGCGTGGTCGACGAGTACGGCGGCTTCGCAGGCGTACTGACGCTGGAGGACCTGGCCGAGGAGCTGGTCGGGGAGATCACCGACGAGCACGACGATCCCCAGTCGCCGTTGCTGGTGACCGACGACGACGGCGTCTGGGTCATGGCCGGTGACGTGCACCTGGACGAGGTAGCGCGTGCCGTCGGACACGACCTGCCTGAGACCGAGCACGAAACCATCGGCGGCCTGGCGGTCGCGACGCACGGTTCTCTCCTGGACGTGGGCGAGTCGGTGGACATCGACCTGCCGGACGACCCGGCCGATCTGGCCGGCACGGCACCGCCTCCGGACCGGGTGCTGCACGTGCAGGTCCTGGAGATCGCGCGGCACGTACCGGCCCAGGTACGCGTCACCGTCGAGGAACGCCCACGCGGTACGAAGCCGCACGACACCTACTCCGAGGAGACCGACCGATGAGCGCCCCCGTCGTGGTGGTTGCCACCGTACTGATCATCGCCGCCAGTGCCTTCTTCGTCGCGATCGAGTTCGCCGTGCTGGCAGCCAAGCGGCACCGCCTGGAGGACGCCGCAGCATCCAGCCGATCGGCGCGTGCCGCGCTGCGCTCCTCGAACGAGCTGACCGTGCTGCTGGCCGGGTCACAGCTCGGCATCACCATCGCCACCCTGGCCCTGGGCGCCATCACCAAGCCCGCGGTGCATCACTGGATCACACCAGTCCTGGAGACCTTGGGCGCGCCGCACTGGGTGGCTGAGGTCGCCGGGTTCGTCCTAGCGCTCATCATCGTCACGTTCCTGCACCTCGTGGTCGGTGAGATGGCACCCAAGTCGTGGGCCATAGCCCACCCCGAGACCTCAGCCACCCTCCTTGCGCTGCCGATGCGGGGCTTCATGTGGCTGACCCGGCCGGCGCTGATCGCACTGAACCAGGCCGCGAACTGGTGCCTGCGCAAGGTCGGTGTGGAGCCCACCGGACAGGTCGCCTCCGGGCGCAACCCGGAGGACCTGAGCCACCTGGTGGAGCACTCGGCGAACGTCGGCGCGCTGGACGCCGTGTACTCCGACCAGCTCTCTGGAGCCCTCGACCTACGCCGCCTCACGGTCACCGACCTCCTCGCAGGGCACGCTCCGCTCGTCGCCGTGCCGGGCGCAGCCACCGCCGCCGACGTGCGTGCGGTCGCCGACCAGTGCGGACACCTGCGCATCCTGGTCCAGGACGATGACGGCAACCCGACCCGCGTCGTGCACGTGCGCGACGTGATCCTGGAACCCGACGACCGACCCATCGCAGATTTCGCCAGGCCCGCCTACACCCTGGATCCAGGCACGCCGCTGCACACGGCCCTGGCCTCGATGCGCGAGACGCGCCATCACCTCGCCGTCGTGTCCACCCAGGACGGCCATGGTGTGGTCACCTTGGCGGACGTTCTCACCCGTCTCTTCCCGCGCTCCATCGCGACCGTCCGAACCCTCGGGTAGACCTGGTAGCTACGACTTGACGCCACCGCTGGCGAGGCCGGCGACGATGCGCCGCTGGAACAGCAGCACGAGGATCACCAGCGGAATGGTCACGACCACCCCGGCGGCCATCTGGCTGCCGAACGGCTGCTCGAACTGGGTGGCGCCGACGAACTTGGAGATGGCTACCGGCGCTGTCTGCATGGATGCCTTGTTGACCATGGTCAGGGCGATGAGGAACTCGTTCCAGGCCGAGACGAACACGATGATGGCGGTGGTGAACACCCCTGGTGCGGCCAGCGGCAGGATGACCAGCCGGAAGGCTTGACCGCGGCTGCAGCCGTCGATCATCGCGGCCTGCTCGAGCTCGGCCGGCATCTGCTTGAAGAAGCTGGTGAGGTTCCACACCGCGAGCGGGAGTGCGAAGGACAGGCCGGGGACGATCATCGACTGGTAGGTGTTGATCCAGCCCCATGCGGTGAACAGCTTGAGCAGCGGGACGATGATCGCGACCAGGGGGAACATGGACGTCGCCACGATGACCGTCAGCACCAGGCGCTTGGCCCGGAAGTGCAGCCGGGCCAGCGCGTAGGAGGTGATGATGGCCACGAACAGGGCGAGCACGGTGGTCGTCCCGGCGACGATCACGCTGTTGACGATGGCTTGGCCGAACCCGCGGGACGTGTCGAACACCGCGAGGTAGTTCTCGAAGGACACCGGGCTGGGCCAGGCCGACTTGTCGAAGATGTCCGAGCCCCGGCGCAGGCTGGACACGATCATCCAGTAGAACGGCGCGAGGCAGTACACGACGATCGCTGCGACGCCCAGGTAGACGAAGACCTTGTGCGAGAGCCGGGAGCTGCGGTCGCGGCGTACCCGGGGCAGCGCCGCCTGCACCTGCTTCGGGGGCAACGTTGCGGTGGTCATGACACCTTCTCCGTCGATGGTGGAACTGCTGGTGCACGACGTCGTCTGCGGGTGCGGCCTCCGCTGTCACCCATCACGTCCGCACCCAGCACACCGACGAACGCGAAGGCGATCGCGAAGACGTAGACGAAGAGCACCAGGGCGTAGGCGGAGGCCGAGCCGAACCGCAGGTTGGACGCCTCGTCATGGACCAGCATCGACAGGGTCTCGACCGACGACTTGCGCGGGCCGATGAGGATGTAGGGCAGGTCGAACATGCGCAGGGCGTCGAGCATCCGGAACAGCACGGCGATCAGCAGGGCGGGCTTGACCAGCGGCAAGGTCATCGTCCGGAACCGGCGCCAGGCGTTGGCCCCGTCGATCTTGGCCGCCTCGTAGACCTCGTCGGGGATCACCTGCAGACCGGCCAGCACCAGCAGCCCGACGAACGGCGCGGTCTTCCAGGTGTCGGCGATGATGATCGCGAGCTTGGCCTGGAAGCCCTCGGCGCTCCACAGCACGGTCCCGGGCAGGATCGCGTTCGCGATGCCGTCGACGTTGAAGATCCATCGCCACATCAGTGCGGAGACTGCGGTGGGGATCGCCCACGGCACCAGGATCGAGGCGCGCAGGAACGCGCGACCCTTGAACGCCTTGTGCATGATCAGCGCCATCGCCACGCCGAGCACGGTCTCGATCAGCACGGTGGTGACGGTGAAGAAGGTCGTGTTCCAGAACGCGGTCCAGAACCGTGTACCGGCGTCGGTGAAGATCGCCGCGTAGTTGCCGAGGCCTACGAACGGTTCGGTCGTCTCGAAGAAGCCGGTCTCGGCGTTGAAGCCCGGCGCACCGAAGAGCGACTGGCGTGCCGCGACCAGGGTGGGCCAGGCGACCACGATGCCGATGACCAGAACGGTGGGCGAGACCAGCCACATCGCCAGACGCGACTCGGCCTGCGCCCGGCTGCTGGCTCGCCGGACGGCGGTGCCGATCGCCGAGCCAGAAGTGAGTGTTGGAGTGGCCACGCGGAGTCCTCTCGTTGGTGCCGGAACGGTGCGCCGGTGCGGGGTTCCGCACCGGCGCACCGGTGTGGACTAG
The Xylanimonas cellulosilytica DSM 15894 DNA segment above includes these coding regions:
- a CDS encoding YcxB family protein is translated as MMLEYPLTTDDYVAFNEHFARTSAAIREQQAQVRLLGAVAPLVLGPLLFGLAFHDWIGGLVVGIISAAVMWFCFPQLGTTLSTWSLRKIVANGGAGPVGLVHLSLGDAGITEEVSGTTTSAAWGAIDRVSESDEHYFVFTAPAVAMIVPKRTAGAAEVIAAVRARAAAAAR
- a CDS encoding TetR/AcrR family transcriptional regulator, with product MSAAGGKGTAHGDTNATTSCYSSRVQDMAEEGSAREPARRPGGRTARVRRRVLEAAAELIARDGIGGMRYDQVAELAGVNRTSVYRNWPDRTVLVADALATVGADAAPLHDSGDLEADLVDYLEALAAATASLQGRALLNVVASARENPELRAAVDKVFDRRLATLQDRLQAAVDRGELPAIDFSLLGEMLAGPVQLFVNRGARPFTRADAQRVSSIVLAGVRATAAHGDAPVDDDRDVEEVRRAGPP
- a CDS encoding hemolysin family protein codes for the protein MTWVLSLLLGVVVILAITALTGYFVAQEFAYMAVDRSRLAARAALGDAAARRALAVTRRTSFMLSGAQLGITVTGLLVGYVAEPLVGAALGAGLDGAGVPAAVGVGIGTVAALALSTVVQMVFGELFPKNLAIARPEGVALWLARSTTVYLAAFGWLVRVFDSASNALLRLLRIEPVHDLEHSATARDLEHIVARSRESGDLPPDLSNLLDRILDFPRQDVEHAMIPRSRVDTVEPDLTVGEVKALMARSHSRFPVVARDDAVGVVHMTDLLSGDVPDDALVTTVARPALVLPTAMTLPNALRELSTSRNEMACVVDEYGGFAGVLTLEDLAEELVGEITDEHDDPQSPLLVTDDDGVWVMAGDVHLDEVARAVGHDLPETEHETIGGLAVATHGSLLDVGESVDIDLPDDPADLAGTAPPPDRVLHVQVLEIARHVPAQVRVTVEERPRGTKPHDTYSEETDR
- a CDS encoding CNNM domain-containing protein, with the protein product MSAPVVVVATVLIIAASAFFVAIEFAVLAAKRHRLEDAAASSRSARAALRSSNELTVLLAGSQLGITIATLALGAITKPAVHHWITPVLETLGAPHWVAEVAGFVLALIIVTFLHLVVGEMAPKSWAIAHPETSATLLALPMRGFMWLTRPALIALNQAANWCLRKVGVEPTGQVASGRNPEDLSHLVEHSANVGALDAVYSDQLSGALDLRRLTVTDLLAGHAPLVAVPGAATAADVRAVADQCGHLRILVQDDDGNPTRVVHVRDVILEPDDRPIADFARPAYTLDPGTPLHTALASMRETRHHLAVVSTQDGHGVVTLADVLTRLFPRSIATVRTLG
- a CDS encoding carbohydrate ABC transporter permease → MTTATLPPKQVQAALPRVRRDRSSRLSHKVFVYLGVAAIVVYCLAPFYWMIVSSLRRGSDIFDKSAWPSPVSFENYLAVFDTSRGFGQAIVNSVIVAGTTTVLALFVAIITSYALARLHFRAKRLVLTVIVATSMFPLVAIIVPLLKLFTAWGWINTYQSMIVPGLSFALPLAVWNLTSFFKQMPAELEQAAMIDGCSRGQAFRLVILPLAAPGVFTTAIIVFVSAWNEFLIALTMVNKASMQTAPVAISKFVGATQFEQPFGSQMAAGVVVTIPLVILVLLFQRRIVAGLASGGVKS
- a CDS encoding carbohydrate ABC transporter permease, with product MATPTLTSGSAIGTAVRRASSRAQAESRLAMWLVSPTVLVIGIVVAWPTLVAARQSLFGAPGFNAETGFFETTEPFVGLGNYAAIFTDAGTRFWTAFWNTTFFTVTTVLIETVLGVAMALIMHKAFKGRAFLRASILVPWAIPTAVSALMWRWIFNVDGIANAILPGTVLWSAEGFQAKLAIIIADTWKTAPFVGLLVLAGLQVIPDEVYEAAKIDGANAWRRFRTMTLPLVKPALLIAVLFRMLDALRMFDLPYILIGPRKSSVETLSMLVHDEASNLRFGSASAYALVLFVYVFAIAFAFVGVLGADVMGDSGGRTRRRRRAPAVPPSTEKVS